The following coding sequences are from one Candidatus Zixiibacteriota bacterium window:
- a CDS encoding DUF465 domain-containing protein — protein sequence MESREEQAIVSLLDKDPELKKYYEEHQELERKLTEYQNKIHLSADEEIEKKRLQKLKLIGKDRMMAILDKYRHAGTS from the coding sequence ATGGAAAGCAGAGAAGAGCAAGCGATCGTCTCGCTTTTGGACAAGGACCCGGAGCTCAAGAAGTATTATGAAGAGCATCAAGAGCTGGAACGAAAGCTGACGGAGTACCAGAACAAGATCCATCTATCGGCGGACGAGGAAATAGAAAAGAAACGGTTGCAGAAACTCAAGCTCATCGGCAAGGACAGGATGATGGCGATTCTCGACAAATACCGGCACGCCGGTACGAGCTGA
- the ilvB gene encoding biosynthetic-type acetolactate synthase large subunit — protein sequence MKKSGAEIFVESLRHEGVKTVFGLPGGVVLKIFDVLCQQKDIELVLTRHEQAAAHMAEGYAKATGKAGVVLVTSGPGMTNIVTGLADAYMDSVPLVAFTGQVSTNLIGNDAFQEADNVGISRPCTKHNVLVKNVADLAQTIKEAFYIATSGRPGPVLVDIPKDVSTDKAEFKYPDRVYLRGYNPTVTGNKHQIRQAAEAIMKAKKPVIYVGGGAIFANAADEVRELAEITQIPVTMTLMGLGSFPGTHPLSLGMLGMHGGYWTNMAMHHADLLIAVGARFDDRVTGKLSEFCPEARVVHIDIDPTSIKKTVHAHIPIVGDVKAVLHQLNVMLRSMDGNPAEVKSQRAAWLKQVEQWRNEHPLTYRQDDRVTKPQFVIEKLYQLTRHEAIVATDVGQHQMWAAQYFKGSKPRTWLTSGGLGTMGFGFPAAIGAQKAYPEKLVLCITSEGSFQMNLQELATVAEHKLPVKVALLNNGFHGMVRQWQDLFYEGRYSASYLGKIPDFVKLAEAYGILGLRAVKPDEVEPVIKEALKHKGPVLMDIHTDPYENCYPMIPAGGAHHEMMLEDPPELVNARKGGAHKRKVDEGEGVLPA from the coding sequence ATGAAAAAAAGCGGAGCGGAAATCTTCGTCGAATCGCTGCGGCACGAAGGCGTGAAAACCGTCTTCGGTCTGCCCGGCGGTGTCGTGCTCAAGATCTTCGATGTGTTGTGCCAGCAGAAGGACATCGAGCTCGTTCTCACGCGCCATGAGCAGGCTGCGGCGCACATGGCCGAGGGCTACGCGAAAGCGACCGGTAAGGCCGGCGTGGTCCTGGTGACCTCGGGTCCGGGCATGACCAATATCGTAACCGGCCTGGCCGACGCGTACATGGATTCCGTTCCGCTGGTGGCCTTTACAGGCCAGGTTTCCACCAACCTGATCGGCAACGACGCGTTCCAGGAGGCCGACAACGTCGGCATCAGCCGGCCGTGCACGAAACACAACGTGCTGGTCAAGAACGTCGCCGATCTGGCGCAGACCATCAAGGAGGCTTTCTACATCGCGACGTCGGGAAGACCCGGTCCCGTCCTGGTCGACATCCCCAAGGACGTGAGCACGGACAAGGCGGAGTTCAAGTATCCCGATCGGGTGTACCTGCGCGGTTACAACCCGACGGTGACCGGAAACAAGCACCAGATCCGCCAGGCCGCCGAAGCGATCATGAAGGCGAAGAAGCCCGTGATCTACGTGGGCGGGGGAGCGATCTTCGCCAACGCCGCCGACGAGGTGCGCGAGCTGGCCGAGATCACGCAGATTCCCGTGACGATGACGCTGATGGGACTGGGGAGCTTTCCCGGCACCCATCCGCTTTCTCTCGGGATGTTGGGGATGCACGGCGGCTACTGGACCAACATGGCGATGCACCATGCGGACCTGTTGATCGCCGTCGGCGCGCGCTTCGACGATCGCGTGACCGGAAAGCTCTCCGAGTTCTGCCCGGAAGCGCGGGTCGTTCACATCGACATCGATCCGACATCGATCAAGAAGACGGTTCACGCCCACATTCCGATCGTCGGAGACGTCAAGGCGGTGCTGCACCAGCTCAACGTGATGTTGCGCTCGATGGACGGGAACCCCGCGGAGGTGAAGTCGCAGCGGGCGGCGTGGCTCAAACAGGTGGAGCAGTGGAGGAACGAGCACCCGCTGACCTACCGGCAGGACGATCGCGTGACCAAGCCGCAGTTCGTCATCGAAAAGCTCTACCAGCTGACGCGCCACGAGGCGATCGTCGCGACCGACGTGGGACAGCACCAGATGTGGGCGGCTCAGTACTTCAAAGGCTCCAAGCCGCGCACCTGGCTGACCTCCGGAGGGCTCGGGACGATGGGGTTCGGATTTCCGGCGGCGATCGGGGCCCAGAAGGCCTATCCGGAAAAGCTCGTTCTCTGCATCACCAGCGAAGGCAGCTTTCAGATGAACCTCCAGGAACTGGCGACGGTCGCCGAGCACAAGCTGCCGGTCAAGGTGGCGCTGCTGAACAACGGCTTCCACGGCATGGTCCGTCAGTGGCAGGATCTGTTCTATGAGGGGCGCTACTCGGCGAGCTATCTCGGCAAGATCCCGGATTTCGTCAAGCTTGCGGAAGCCTACGGCATTCTCGGCTTGCGCGCGGTCAAGCCGGACGAGGTCGAGCCGGTGATCAAGGAGGCGCTGAAGCACAAGGGTCCGGTGCTCATGGACATCCACACCGATCCGTACGAAAACTGTTACCCCATGATTCCGGCCGGGGGAGCGCACCACGAAATGATGCTCGAAGACCCGCCCGAGCTGGTCAACGCCAGGAAGGGCGGAGCACACAAAAGAAAGGTGGACGAGGGAGAGGGTGTCCTTCCCGCCTAG
- the dxr gene encoding 1-deoxy-D-xylulose-5-phosphate reductoisomerase codes for MRTLALLGSTGSIGVSALDLVRRFPDRFRVCGLVAGKNLRRLAAQIREFSPRYVSIRDEEDVPRLRAMIGRRRPEILWGERGAIEVATAAEVDVVLAAIVGGAGLMPTLQAVRAGKEIALANKEALVMAGEIFVKTAAKKKVRLLPVDSEHSAIFQCLQGNRREEVDKLILTASGGPFLKTPLGELRRVTVAQALRHPNWKMGRKITIDSATMMNKGLEVIEAHWEFDMEPARIDVVIHPQSVVHSMVRYQDGSVIAQLGVPDMRIPIAYALAYPHRLRGNWKPLELTRHGELNFLPVERKRYPALALAYEALREGGTMPAVLNAANEVAVEAFLAGRIRFLEIHRIIERTMQQHVRRHPRDIEEILDVDRWARERAAALAR; via the coding sequence GGCGTGAGCGCGCTCGATCTTGTGCGCCGCTTCCCCGACCGGTTCCGGGTCTGCGGGCTCGTCGCCGGGAAGAATCTACGGCGTCTGGCGGCACAGATACGCGAGTTCTCGCCCCGTTACGTTTCGATCAGGGACGAGGAGGATGTGCCGCGGCTGAGGGCCATGATCGGCCGGCGTCGGCCCGAGATCCTGTGGGGCGAGCGAGGAGCGATCGAGGTCGCGACCGCGGCCGAGGTCGACGTGGTGCTCGCGGCGATCGTAGGGGGGGCCGGGCTGATGCCGACGCTGCAGGCGGTGCGGGCGGGGAAGGAGATCGCGCTCGCGAACAAGGAAGCGCTGGTCATGGCGGGGGAGATTTTCGTCAAGACCGCCGCCAAAAAGAAGGTGCGGCTGCTACCCGTGGACAGCGAGCACAGCGCGATCTTCCAGTGCCTCCAGGGGAACCGGCGCGAAGAGGTCGACAAGCTGATCCTCACAGCCTCGGGCGGGCCGTTCCTCAAGACGCCCCTCGGCGAGCTGCGGCGGGTCACGGTGGCGCAGGCGCTGCGTCACCCCAACTGGAAGATGGGGCGCAAGATCACCATCGATTCCGCGACCATGATGAACAAGGGGCTGGAGGTCATCGAGGCGCACTGGGAGTTCGACATGGAGCCGGCGCGGATCGACGTGGTAATCCACCCTCAGAGCGTGGTGCATTCCATGGTGCGCTACCAGGACGGCTCCGTGATCGCCCAGCTGGGAGTTCCGGACATGCGCATCCCGATCGCCTACGCGCTGGCGTACCCGCATCGGCTGCGGGGGAACTGGAAGCCGCTGGAATTGACCCGTCACGGCGAGTTAAACTTCCTGCCTGTGGAGCGGAAACGTTACCCGGCACTGGCGCTGGCGTACGAGGCGCTGCGTGAAGGGGGGACGATGCCGGCCGTCCTGAACGCCGCCAACGAAGTGGCGGTCGAGGCGTTCCTGGCGGGCCGGATCCGTTTTCTGGAGATTCACAGGATCATCGAAAGGACGATGCAGCAACACGTGCGGAGACATCCGAGAGACATTGAAGAAATCCTCGATGTCGATCGCTGGGCTCGGGAGAGAGCGGCGGCGCTGGCGCGCTAG
- the rseP gene encoding RIP metalloprotease RseP, giving the protein MENLVYAVAAAIAGLGVLIVIHEFGHFFLAKMCGVGVVTFSVGFGPKIWRIKRGETEYALSAFPLGGYVKMIGEDPDEEVRGADLERSFAHKSLLKRIAIVGAGPGFNLLLAVVLLSVVFLFYGVPVVSNLVGSVEPGSPAARAGILEGDRIVQLNGRPIRAWEELSSGIKQSGGKPVTVGIQRGGETLSVVIQPAKKQVRTIFGEVREDWIIGIGSQATLEKGNAGLALARGLEQTYEYSRITLVGLYKMVKGEVSPRNLGGPILIAQMAGQQAQEGLWSFLHFLAVLSINLGVLNLLPIPVLDGGHLLFFLVESVIGRPVELKHREMAQQVGIFLLMLLMIYAFYNDIARFFEKQVGG; this is encoded by the coding sequence ATGGAAAATCTAGTCTATGCCGTCGCCGCAGCCATAGCCGGGCTCGGCGTCCTGATCGTCATCCACGAGTTCGGCCATTTTTTTCTCGCCAAAATGTGCGGCGTCGGCGTGGTGACGTTTTCGGTGGGCTTCGGTCCCAAGATCTGGAGGATCAAGCGGGGGGAGACGGAGTACGCGCTCAGCGCCTTCCCCCTCGGCGGCTACGTCAAGATGATCGGCGAGGACCCCGACGAGGAGGTCCGCGGCGCCGATCTCGAAAGGTCCTTCGCTCATAAGAGCCTTCTCAAGCGGATCGCGATCGTCGGAGCAGGGCCGGGGTTCAACCTTCTCCTGGCGGTGGTGCTGCTTTCGGTGGTTTTCCTGTTCTACGGCGTGCCGGTGGTCTCGAATCTGGTCGGTAGCGTCGAGCCCGGTTCGCCGGCGGCGCGAGCCGGAATCCTGGAGGGGGATCGCATCGTGCAGCTGAACGGCCGGCCGATCCGCGCGTGGGAGGAGCTTTCCTCCGGCATCAAACAAAGCGGCGGAAAGCCGGTCACGGTGGGAATCCAGCGAGGCGGCGAGACGCTGTCGGTGGTGATTCAGCCTGCGAAAAAGCAGGTGCGGACGATCTTCGGCGAGGTGCGCGAGGACTGGATCATCGGCATCGGCAGCCAGGCCACCCTCGAGAAAGGCAACGCCGGGCTGGCGCTGGCCCGGGGCCTGGAGCAGACCTATGAATACTCCAGGATCACGCTGGTCGGCCTTTACAAGATGGTCAAGGGGGAGGTTTCGCCGAGAAACCTGGGCGGGCCGATCCTGATCGCGCAAATGGCCGGGCAGCAGGCCCAGGAAGGGCTGTGGAGCTTTCTCCATTTTCTCGCGGTTCTCAGCATCAACCTCGGAGTGCTGAACCTTTTGCCGATCCCGGTTCTCGACGGCGGTCACCTGCTGTTTTTTCTCGTGGAGTCGGTGATCGGCCGTCCGGTCGAGCTGAAGCATCGCGAGATGGCGCAACAGGTGGGGATTTTTCTGCTCATGCTGCTGATGATCTACGCGTTTTACAACGACATCGCGAGGTTCTTCGAAAAGCAGGTCGGTGGATGA
- the tsaB gene encoding tRNA (adenosine(37)-N6)-threonylcarbamoyltransferase complex dimerization subunit type 1 TsaB, which translates to MRILGIDAAASAASAALVEDGLVIGEECSEAGHDPRPTSAVPRANHAETLLSLIETVLRRSGRALSEVDGVAVSIGPGSFTGLRVALGTVKGFAVGWGVPVVGISTLWANAARVRGAPGLVCSCLDARKKEVYAALFAAENGGVRRLTEDAVLSVPEMIETSVALAAGRPLCFFGDGAVAYRALIEQGLGGAAEIRSGEGCVTIAASTALLAERRLRARLADPVASLVPIYLRRGQGATEAGKGDKCLKSMNKTTLTKPGP; encoded by the coding sequence ATGAGGATCCTCGGCATCGACGCCGCGGCGTCCGCCGCGAGCGCGGCGCTGGTCGAGGACGGGCTTGTGATCGGAGAGGAGTGCTCCGAGGCGGGCCATGATCCGCGTCCGACCTCGGCGGTCCCCCGAGCCAACCACGCCGAAACGCTTCTTTCCCTGATCGAGACGGTCCTGCGCCGCTCCGGACGCGCGCTTTCGGAGGTCGACGGGGTCGCCGTTTCCATCGGGCCGGGCTCGTTCACGGGGCTCCGGGTCGCTCTGGGAACGGTCAAGGGTTTCGCGGTGGGGTGGGGTGTACCCGTAGTCGGCATCTCGACCCTGTGGGCCAACGCGGCGCGCGTACGCGGCGCGCCGGGTCTCGTTTGCTCCTGCCTCGACGCGCGGAAGAAGGAAGTGTACGCCGCGTTGTTCGCCGCGGAGAACGGCGGCGTGCGGCGGCTCACCGAGGATGCCGTTCTCTCCGTGCCCGAGATGATCGAGACGTCGGTGGCGCTCGCCGCCGGCCGGCCGCTTTGTTTTTTCGGAGACGGCGCGGTGGCGTACCGGGCGCTGATCGAGCAGGGGCTCGGCGGGGCTGCGGAGATCCGGTCCGGAGAAGGCTGCGTGACGATCGCGGCGTCCACAGCGCTCCTGGCCGAGCGGCGGCTCCGCGCCAGGCTGGCCGATCCGGTCGCTTCGCTGGTGCCGATTTACCTTCGCCGCGGACAGGGCGCGACGGAAGCCGGAAAAGGGGATAAATGCTTGAAATCAATGAATAAGACTACGTTGACAAAGCCCGGACCGTAG